In a genomic window of Kocuria turfanensis:
- a CDS encoding MobC family plasmid mobilization relaxosome protein: MVEQENPRHVWKSRRKRIEGKTQYVRVSMSESERAQLMVLEQQTGLSPSALMVQAVFGSADPVAVQLRRNQLVELLAMRRLMATISNNVNQIARHANSTGEVLPEAVETMREARRFGEEVLAKLEELAP; encoded by the coding sequence GTGGTGGAGCAGGAGAATCCGCGCCACGTGTGGAAGTCGAGGCGGAAGCGGATCGAGGGCAAGACCCAGTACGTCCGGGTGTCCATGTCGGAGTCGGAGCGTGCTCAGTTGATGGTGTTGGAGCAGCAGACCGGGCTCTCACCGTCGGCGCTGATGGTGCAGGCGGTGTTCGGTTCGGCGGATCCGGTGGCGGTGCAGCTGCGGCGGAACCAGTTGGTCGAGTTGCTGGCGATGCGCCGGCTGATGGCCACGATTTCGAACAATGTGAACCAGATCGCCCGGCACGCCAACAGCACCGGTGAGGTGTTGCCGGAGGCGGTCGAGACGATGCGGGAGGCTCGGCGGTTCGGTGAGGAAGTGCTGGCGAAGCTTGAGGAGCTCGCGCCGTGA